In Clostridium sp. JN-1, one genomic interval encodes:
- the plsX gene encoding phosphate acyltransferase PlsX, with protein sequence MIVAVDGMGGDFAPQSVVQGCVMALSEFDVNIIITGREEVIKNELAKYNYDNSKIQILDAREVIDTNETPVMAIRKKKDSSLVKAIKLVKDKKADAVVSAGSTGALMAGAALIIGRIKGIDRIALAPILPGKNGAFMIIDGGANVDCKPQYLLQFALMGKLYFENILNAKNPSIGLVNIGVEEEKGNELTKTAYNMLKSTNFNFIGNVEPRDVSNGDINVLVCDGFVGNTILKMYEGVGMNLFAMIKDEITKSTRSKLGALFLKPMFKNLKKKFDYTEYGGAVFLGSSGICIKAHGSSNGKALKNAIGNAVSCHENKIVDNIRMQLSKLDNN encoded by the coding sequence ATGATAGTTGCCGTGGATGGAATGGGCGGGGATTTTGCACCGCAAAGTGTTGTTCAAGGCTGTGTTATGGCTTTAAGTGAATTTGATGTAAATATAATAATCACAGGCAGGGAAGAAGTAATAAAAAATGAACTTGCTAAGTATAATTATGATAATAGCAAAATTCAAATTTTAGATGCCAGAGAAGTTATAGACACAAATGAGACACCTGTTATGGCCATTAGAAAAAAGAAAGATTCTAGTCTAGTTAAAGCAATTAAACTTGTTAAAGATAAAAAAGCTGATGCTGTTGTTTCAGCAGGCAGTACAGGAGCACTCATGGCAGGAGCTGCGCTTATAATTGGAAGAATAAAAGGTATAGACAGGATTGCATTAGCACCAATATTACCAGGCAAAAATGGAGCCTTTATGATAATAGATGGGGGTGCAAATGTTGATTGTAAACCTCAATACTTACTTCAGTTTGCCCTAATGGGAAAGTTATATTTTGAAAATATTTTAAATGCAAAAAATCCTTCAATAGGACTTGTTAATATAGGTGTAGAAGAAGAAAAAGGTAATGAACTTACTAAAACTGCATATAATATGTTAAAAAGTACAAATTTTAATTTCATAGGCAATGTTGAACCAAGAGATGTATCTAATGGTGATATAAATGTATTAGTTTGTGATGGCTTTGTTGGAAACACGATACTTAAGATGTATGAAGGAGTTGGCATGAACTTGTTTGCCATGATCAAAGATGAGATTACAAAGTCAACTAGAAGTAAATTAGGAGCTTTATTTTTAAAACCTATGTTTAAAAATTTGAAAAAAAAATTTGATTATACTGAATACGGTGGGGCAGTTTTTTTGGGATCAAGTGGAATTTGTATAAAAGCACATGGAAGCTCAAATGGCAAGGCATTAAAAAATGCAATAGGAAATGCTGTAAGCTGCCATGAAAATAAGATTGTGGATAATATAAGGATGCAATTAAGTAAACTGGATAATAACTAA
- the rpmF gene encoding 50S ribosomal protein L32, producing the protein MGNPARKLSKGKRGSRRAQTFKLSLPGIVECPQCHEMKLAHRVCKSCGYYNGKEVVSTEK; encoded by the coding sequence GTGGGAAATCCAGCAAGAAAGTTGTCAAAAGGAAAAAGAGGTTCAAGAAGAGCTCAGACTTTTAAATTGAGTTTACCAGGAATAGTTGAATGTCCTCAATGTCATGAGATGAAGCTTGCACATAGAGTATGTAAAAGTTGTGGATATTATAATGGCAAGGAAGTTGTTTCAACTGAAAAATAG
- a CDS encoding DUF177 domain-containing protein: MKLCVSDLLEKEMFEKELHIEAVEKSLNDGSENIKLLEPIKLDGTLTKVRDIIELNGAIHTVLELTCSRCLEKFKYTVNIPVKERFTNVEKSNKDDGIIFINGDTIDITEVLENNIILMLPIKRLCKEDCRGLCQYCGTNLNYSTCNCKNDDIDPRLAKLKDMFSTD; encoded by the coding sequence ATGAAATTATGTGTGTCAGATTTATTAGAAAAAGAAATGTTTGAAAAAGAGCTCCATATTGAAGCAGTGGAAAAAAGCCTTAATGATGGAAGCGAAAATATCAAGCTACTAGAACCAATAAAATTAGATGGGACTCTTACTAAGGTAAGAGATATTATTGAATTAAATGGTGCGATACATACTGTTTTGGAACTCACTTGTTCAAGGTGCCTAGAAAAGTTTAAATACACTGTAAATATTCCTGTTAAAGAAAGATTTACAAATGTTGAAAAAAGTAATAAAGATGACGGTATCATTTTTATTAATGGTGATACAATAGATATCACAGAAGTATTAGAAAATAATATAATATTGATGTTGCCAATTAAAAGATTATGTAAGGAAGATTGCAGGGGATTGTGTCAATACTGTGGAACTAATTTAAATTATTCTACTTGTAATTGTAAAAATGATGATATTGATCCTAGATTGGCAAAACTAAAGGATATGTTTTCGACTGATTAA
- a CDS encoding acetate kinase, which translates to MNILVINCGSSSLKYQLINMKDESVLAKGLVERIGIEGSILTHKVNGEKYITEQPMKDHKVAIKLVLDALVDKKHGVISDMSEISAVGHRIVHGGEKYAESVLIDENVMKAIEDCVQLAPLHNPPNIIGINACKELMPNTPMVGVFDTAFHQTMPDYAYMYALPYELYKKYGVRKYGFHGTSHRFVSAEAAKMLGKDLNDLKVITCHLGNGASLCAVKDGKSVDTTMGFTPLAGVVMGTRCGDIDPAVITFLISKLNMSAEEVDKLINKQSGVLGLSGLSSDFRDLTKASEEGNERAKLALDVYYYRVITYIGQYAAVLNGADCIVFTAGFGENSSEGRERICKGLEYLGVKIDKAKNESARGKAMEISTPDSKVKILVIPTNEELMIARDTKAIVEK; encoded by the coding sequence ATGAATATATTAGTAATAAACTGCGGGAGTTCATCTTTAAAGTATCAACTAATAAATATGAAAGATGAAAGTGTATTGGCAAAAGGACTTGTAGAAAGAATAGGAATTGAAGGTTCAATATTAACACATAAAGTCAATGGAGAAAAATATATAACTGAACAGCCAATGAAGGACCATAAAGTAGCAATAAAGTTGGTTCTAGATGCACTTGTTGATAAGAAACATGGAGTAATTAGTGATATGTCTGAAATATCAGCAGTAGGACACAGAATTGTACATGGAGGAGAAAAGTACGCAGAGTCTGTTTTGATAGATGAAAATGTTATGAAAGCTATTGAAGATTGCGTTCAGTTAGCACCTCTTCACAATCCACCTAACATAATAGGTATAAATGCATGCAAGGAATTAATGCCAAACACACCTATGGTTGGTGTATTTGATACTGCATTTCATCAAACTATGCCAGATTACGCATATATGTATGCACTGCCGTATGAATTATATAAAAAGTATGGTGTAAGAAAATATGGTTTTCATGGAACCTCTCACAGATTTGTATCAGCCGAAGCAGCAAAGATGCTTGGAAAAGATTTAAACGATTTAAAGGTAATTACATGCCATTTAGGAAATGGTGCAAGTCTTTGTGCAGTTAAAGATGGTAAATCTGTAGATACTACAATGGGATTTACACCTCTTGCAGGAGTTGTTATGGGAACTAGATGTGGTGATATAGATCCTGCCGTTATAACTTTCCTTATAAGTAAATTAAATATGTCAGCAGAAGAAGTTGACAAATTGATAAACAAACAATCAGGAGTGTTGGGTCTTTCAGGATTAAGCAGCGATTTTAGAGACTTAACTAAGGCTTCTGAAGAAGGAAATGAAAGGGCCAAACTTGCACTGGATGTTTATTACTACAGAGTAATAACTTATATTGGACAATATGCTGCTGTTTTAAATGGGGCTGATTGTATAGTCTTTACTGCTGGCTTTGGAGAAAATTCCAGTGAAGGCAGAGAAAGAATTTGTAAGGGATTGGAATACTTAGGAGTTAAAATAGATAAAGCTAAAAATGAATCAGCAAGAGGAAAAGCTATGGAAATAAGTACTCCAGATTCTAAGGTTAAAATTCTTGTTATACCAACAAATGAAGAGCTTATGATAGCAAGGGATACAAAGGCTATTGTAGAAAAATAA
- the pta gene encoding phosphate acetyltransferase, with product MKLMNEIWKKAKSNKKKIVLAEGEEERNIKACAKIIENGLANIVLVGDEKVIAEKAKKLGVKVDGAETANPETSEKTSEYAEAFYELRKKKGMTLEKANKIVRDPLYFATMMVKLGYVDGMVSGAIHTTGDLLRPGLQIVKTAPGTSVVSSMFIMEVPNCTYGKDGMLLFADCAVNPQPNSEELAAIAISTAETAKNLCGMDPKVAMLSFSTRGSASHDLVDKVTKATELAKEMNPDLPVDGELQLDAAIVKEVAELKAPDSSVAGKANVLVFPDLQAGNIGYKLVQRFAKAEAIGPICQGFAKPINDLSRGCSADDIVNVVAITAVQAQN from the coding sequence ATGAAATTAATGAACGAAATCTGGAAAAAAGCAAAATCAAACAAAAAGAAAATTGTTTTAGCAGAGGGAGAAGAAGAGAGAAATATTAAAGCTTGTGCTAAAATAATTGAAAATGGATTGGCTAATATAGTCTTAGTAGGTGATGAAAAGGTAATAGCAGAAAAAGCTAAGAAGCTTGGAGTCAAAGTCGATGGAGCAGAAACAGCTAATCCTGAAACTTCAGAAAAAACTTCAGAATATGCAGAAGCATTTTATGAACTTAGAAAGAAAAAGGGAATGACTTTGGAAAAGGCTAATAAAATAGTCAGAGATCCACTTTATTTTGCAACAATGATGGTTAAGCTTGGATATGTAGATGGAATGGTTTCTGGTGCTATACATACTACAGGTGATTTATTAAGACCAGGACTTCAAATAGTAAAAACTGCACCTGGAACGTCAGTAGTTTCAAGTATGTTTATTATGGAAGTTCCAAATTGCACTTATGGAAAAGATGGCATGTTATTATTTGCAGATTGTGCTGTAAATCCACAGCCAAATTCTGAAGAATTAGCAGCAATAGCTATAAGTACTGCTGAAACAGCAAAAAATCTTTGTGGAATGGATCCTAAAGTTGCTATGTTATCTTTCTCAACAAGGGGAAGTGCCAGCCATGATTTAGTTGATAAAGTTACTAAGGCAACTGAACTTGCTAAAGAGATGAATCCGGATTTACCAGTAGATGGAGAATTACAACTTGATGCTGCTATAGTTAAAGAAGTTGCAGAGTTAAAAGCTCCTGACAGCAGTGTAGCTGGAAAAGCAAATGTATTAGTATTCCCAGATCTTCAAGCTGGAAATATTGGATATAAATTAGTTCAAAGATTTGCTAAAGCTGAAGCTATAGGACCTATATGTCAAGGATTTGCTAAACCAATAAATGACTTGTCAAGAGGATGCAGTGCAGATGATATAGTAAATGTAGTTGCTATTACTGCAGTTCAAGCACAAAACTAA
- a CDS encoding nucleotidyltransferase, translating to MNVTGIVVEYNPFHKGHLYHIKKAREVTKSEGIIAVMSGNFVQRGQPAIIDKWNRTKMALENGADLVLELPVVYSLSSAEFFAHGAISLFNNLGITNNICFGSELGQIEPLLFIAQILNSEPDTFKALLKEQLSKGISYPAARNKALLDFLTHLDIKGVNLDIINLDNILKSPNNILGIEYCKSILNLKSSIKPFSIERIGEKYNDTSLNHDISSSTAIRKYIEGNSSITGLKEFLPGSVYCLLEKLQKGQYEFAFNNSMLKYIKYKYFSNKTNLIKNIPDVSEGIENRIFKFLNGSNSMKELIDKAKTKRYTYTRISRILCQFFIGFENWNTGAMRKAECPYARVLGFNSVGLKILKEAKSKCSIPIYTKLPRNIKNSLALDVQSTKMYSLLNKNINPMSDYLISPIKYI from the coding sequence ATGAATGTTACTGGAATTGTAGTAGAATACAATCCTTTTCACAAAGGTCATCTTTATCACATAAAAAAAGCACGGGAAGTAACCAAATCAGAAGGCATAATAGCTGTTATGAGCGGTAACTTTGTTCAAAGAGGTCAGCCTGCAATAATAGACAAATGGAATAGAACAAAAATGGCATTAGAAAATGGTGCAGACCTTGTACTTGAGCTTCCTGTTGTCTATAGTTTGTCTTCCGCTGAATTTTTTGCCCACGGCGCCATAAGTCTTTTTAATAACTTGGGTATAACAAATAATATATGTTTTGGAAGCGAACTTGGTCAAATTGAACCTTTACTCTTTATAGCTCAAATTTTAAATTCTGAACCAGATACCTTTAAAGCTTTATTAAAGGAGCAGCTATCAAAGGGAATTTCTTATCCAGCTGCAAGAAATAAAGCTCTTTTAGATTTTTTAACTCACTTGGATATTAAAGGCGTTAATCTTGACATCATAAACTTGGACAATATATTAAAATCACCTAATAATATACTTGGAATAGAATACTGCAAGAGTATACTGAACTTAAAGAGTAGTATTAAGCCATTTTCAATTGAAAGAATTGGTGAAAAATACAATGATACTTCATTAAATCATGATATTTCAAGTTCAACAGCTATAAGAAAATATATTGAAGGCAATTCTTCAATAACTGGTCTTAAAGAATTTTTGCCGGGCAGTGTGTACTGCTTATTAGAAAAACTTCAAAAAGGTCAATACGAGTTTGCATTTAATAATTCAATGCTAAAATATATAAAATACAAATACTTCTCAAATAAAACTAATTTAATAAAAAATATTCCTGATGTATCTGAAGGAATTGAAAACAGGATATTTAAATTTTTAAATGGTTCTAATAGTATGAAAGAGTTAATAGACAAGGCAAAAACAAAAAGATATACATATACTCGTATAAGCAGGATACTGTGTCAATTTTTCATTGGTTTTGAAAATTGGAATACAGGGGCAATGAGAAAAGCTGAATGTCCATATGCTAGAGTTTTAGGCTTTAATTCAGTTGGACTAAAGATACTCAAGGAAGCAAAATCAAAATGTTCTATACCCATATATACAAAATTACCTAGGAATATTAAGAATTCACTAGCTCTAGATGTACAAAGTACTAAAATGTACAGCTTATTAAATAAAAACATAAATCCCATGTCAGATTATCTTATAAGTCCAATAAAGTATATTTAA
- the ylbJ gene encoding sporulation integral membrane protein YlbJ yields MLNTILYLLILIIIILLAFLLKDKNTLITIIFSLLIIQIIMAPKICIEGVISGATLFFYKVFPSLFSFLIVCNVIIAYDGVYIYSKVIGNMICKPLRLPVSCSFVVIISVLCGYPLGTKYACDLYENKTINLQTCERLINIASNGSPLFILGSVGVSMLKDDFIGYILLLSNILSCIIMSFLIFPKQKLPKNTYIQSRHTMSQNNIGDVLKSSIENSIKTCLSIGGFVTLFSVINNIIKNNSLFSIILNNISYITKIPLDVLQGSILGIIEMTNGCNLISGTSLPILPKIAIISFLFTFSGLSIISQVYSFTYKFDISMKTYTLRKLLQGLICSILSIFLYKTFYCNLFVISSFNSLHNYNHYNTQNFIFLVYILFLIPWILTKLKSLFHIP; encoded by the coding sequence ATGTTAAATACAATATTGTATTTATTGATACTCATAATAATTATACTTTTAGCTTTTTTGCTTAAAGATAAAAATACACTTATAACAATAATCTTCTCTTTACTTATAATTCAAATAATAATGGCTCCAAAAATATGCATAGAAGGCGTCATATCAGGAGCAACTTTATTTTTTTACAAGGTATTTCCATCATTATTTTCTTTTTTAATTGTATGCAATGTAATAATAGCATATGATGGAGTATACATATATTCTAAAGTTATAGGAAATATGATTTGCAAACCTTTAAGGCTTCCAGTAAGCTGTAGTTTTGTGGTTATAATAAGCGTATTATGTGGGTATCCCTTAGGGACAAAATATGCTTGTGATCTATATGAAAATAAAACAATAAACTTACAGACTTGTGAAAGACTTATCAATATAGCCTCTAATGGCAGTCCGCTATTTATACTGGGTTCCGTTGGAGTATCAATGCTAAAAGACGATTTTATAGGATACATATTACTTTTATCAAATATACTTTCATGCATAATTATGTCATTTTTAATTTTTCCAAAGCAAAAGCTTCCAAAAAATACTTACATTCAAAGCCGTCATACTATGTCACAAAATAATATTGGAGATGTGCTTAAATCAAGCATAGAAAATTCCATAAAAACTTGTTTATCGATAGGTGGATTTGTAACTCTTTTTTCTGTCATAAACAACATAATTAAAAACAACAGCTTATTTTCGATTATATTAAACAATATTTCATATATAACAAAAATTCCGCTGGATGTACTTCAAGGTTCTATACTTGGAATAATAGAAATGACTAATGGCTGTAATTTAATCTCGGGAACTAGTTTACCAATTTTACCTAAAATAGCAATTATAAGTTTTCTCTTTACTTTTAGTGGTTTATCAATAATTTCACAAGTATATTCTTTTACTTATAAATTTGATATATCAATGAAAACTTATACTTTAAGAAAGTTATTACAAGGACTTATATGTTCTATATTGAGCATATTTTTGTATAAAACATTTTACTGTAACTTATTTGTTATAAGTAGTTTTAACAGCTTACATAATTACAACCATTACAATACCCAAAATTTCATTTTTCTAGTATATATACTATTTTTAATTCCATGGATACTAACTAAACTAAAGTCCCTATTTCATATTCCTTAA
- a CDS encoding ATPase: MDVIKLLEYLHEVLETSSKVPMTGKVILDKNETLEIVEKIINYLPDELKKAQWIVEEKERILSDSIQEAENLKKENLIFLRKQVENHDITMEANARAEEIIKSAQKSAKSITLGARDYADGILNELDNEINEKKKQLLLNLKSELQSFLVELDSSVKLKTDVIRQNVKELRNMK; the protein is encoded by the coding sequence ATGGATGTTATAAAATTGTTAGAATATCTTCATGAAGTTTTAGAAACATCTTCTAAAGTTCCTATGACAGGTAAAGTGATATTAGATAAAAATGAAACTTTAGAAATAGTTGAAAAAATTATAAATTATCTTCCGGATGAACTAAAAAAGGCACAGTGGATAGTTGAGGAAAAGGAAAGAATATTAAGTGACTCCATTCAGGAAGCAGAAAACTTGAAAAAGGAAAATTTGATATTTTTAAGAAAGCAAGTTGAAAATCATGATATAACGATGGAAGCAAATGCAAGGGCGGAAGAGATAATAAAATCTGCTCAAAAGAGTGCAAAGTCCATTACACTAGGTGCAAGGGACTATGCAGATGGAATATTAAACGAACTTGATAATGAAATAAATGAAAAAAAGAAGCAGTTACTTTTGAACTTGAAAAGTGAACTGCAAAGTTTTTTAGTTGAACTCGATTCAAGTGTAAAATTGAAGACAGATGTTATAAGACAAAATGTAAAAGAATTAAGGAATATGAAATAG
- the coaD gene encoding pantetheine-phosphate adenylyltransferase, translating into MRVAVYPGSFDPITNGHLDIIKRSCKVFDKVIVAVLVNPDKKGLFTIEGRVELIKKVVRNIPNVEVESFNGLLINFMKEKNSKIIIKGLRAVSDFEYEFQMSLMNQKLDPEIETVFMMTSAANSFLSSSSVKQVAMFGGCIKDLVPEEIIPYVLKRVKEL; encoded by the coding sequence ATGAGAGTTGCTGTCTATCCCGGAAGTTTTGACCCGATAACTAATGGCCATTTAGATATAATAAAAAGATCCTGTAAAGTTTTTGACAAGGTTATTGTAGCAGTCCTTGTAAATCCCGATAAAAAAGGACTTTTTACTATTGAGGGAAGGGTTGAATTAATAAAAAAGGTTGTTAGAAATATACCAAACGTTGAAGTAGAAAGCTTTAATGGACTTTTAATCAATTTTATGAAGGAAAAAAATTCGAAAATAATTATAAAGGGTTTAAGAGCAGTCTCGGATTTTGAATATGAATTTCAAATGTCACTTATGAATCAAAAATTAGACCCTGAAATAGAAACTGTATTTATGATGACAAGTGCAGCAAATTCTTTTTTGAGTTCTTCTTCTGTAAAGCAAGTTGCTATGTTTGGAGGATGCATTAAAGATTTAGTTCCAGAGGAAATTATACCTTATGTATTAAAAAGAGTAAAAGAACTTTAG
- the rsmD gene encoding 16S rRNA (guanine(966)-N(2))-methyltransferase RsmD has protein sequence MRIIAGLAKGRKIMSPIGANVTRPTLDRIKEAIFNIIQMKVYGSTVLDMFSGTGSLGLEAASRGCKSCYLVDQNPQTYSFLVQNVKNLKFEDRCKCINMNSYRALEEFKSKKITFDLIFIDPPYMKDMIPPAIESIDEKKLLSKTGIIVTKIDTAEKLYGGNSNIVLSDHRKYGNTTVCFYNYKEDN, from the coding sequence ATGAGAATTATTGCAGGTCTTGCAAAAGGTAGAAAAATCATGTCACCAATTGGAGCAAATGTTACGAGACCTACTTTAGATAGAATAAAGGAAGCCATATTTAACATAATTCAAATGAAAGTATATGGTTCTACAGTTCTAGATATGTTTTCTGGAACAGGAAGTTTGGGACTTGAGGCTGCTAGTAGAGGCTGTAAGTCATGTTACCTTGTAGATCAAAACCCTCAAACTTACTCTTTTCTTGTTCAAAATGTAAAAAACCTAAAGTTTGAAGATAGGTGCAAATGTATTAATATGAATTCATATAGAGCACTTGAAGAATTTAAGAGTAAAAAAATTACATTTGATTTAATTTTTATAGACCCGCCTTATATGAAAGATATGATACCACCAGCAATAGAGTCAATTGACGAGAAGAAATTGTTAAGTAAAACTGGAATTATAGTTACAAAGATAGATACTGCTGAAAAACTATATGGTGGAAATTCTAACATAGTTTTAAGCGATCATAGGAAATATGGAAATACAACAGTATGTTTTTATAATTATAAGGAGGATAATTAA
- a CDS encoding 3-hydroxyacyl-CoA dehydrogenase family protein — protein sequence MNIKNITVLGTGTMGHGIALLSAKAGLNVVMYGRSDASLDRGFNSIKADLNRLKDEGELADNESEEILSKIKGAETIEDAVKDADFVIESLAENLELKQRIFKQLDELCPPEVILASNTSGLSPTAIAKNTKHPERAVIAHFWNPPQLIPLVEVVPGEKTSQDTMKITMDWAEFIGKKAVRMEKECLGFIGNRLQLALLREALYIVEKGWAKPEEVDKAMEYGHGRRLPVTGPLCSADLGGLDIFNNIATYLFKDLCNYTEPSKLMKDKVEAGNLGSKSGQGFYNWSPEALKEKQRERTEVLLYFLKKDAQKNK from the coding sequence ATGAATATTAAAAATATAACAGTATTAGGTACTGGAACTATGGGACATGGAATAGCATTACTTTCTGCAAAGGCAGGATTAAATGTAGTTATGTATGGTAGATCTGATGCAAGTTTAGATAGGGGCTTTAACAGTATAAAAGCTGATTTAAATCGTTTAAAGGATGAAGGGGAGTTAGCAGATAATGAATCCGAAGAAATCTTAAGTAAAATAAAGGGAGCTGAAACTATTGAGGATGCTGTTAAAGATGCTGATTTTGTAATAGAATCTTTAGCTGAAAACCTAGAGCTTAAACAAAGAATTTTTAAGCAGCTAGATGAACTTTGTCCACCAGAAGTAATTTTAGCTAGTAATACTTCAGGGCTTAGTCCAACAGCTATAGCTAAAAATACAAAACATCCTGAAAGAGCAGTAATTGCTCACTTTTGGAATCCACCGCAGTTAATTCCCTTAGTAGAAGTAGTACCTGGGGAAAAAACATCACAAGATACGATGAAAATAACCATGGACTGGGCTGAATTTATAGGTAAAAAAGCTGTTCGTATGGAAAAGGAATGTTTGGGTTTCATAGGTAACCGTCTTCAACTTGCACTTCTTAGAGAAGCTTTATATATAGTTGAAAAAGGTTGGGCAAAACCTGAGGAAGTAGATAAAGCTATGGAGTATGGACATGGAAGAAGATTACCTGTTACTGGACCATTATGCAGTGCAGATTTAGGAGGACTGGATATATTCAATAATATAGCTACGTATTTATTTAAAGATTTATGTAATTATACAGAACCTTCTAAGTTAATGAAGGACAAAGTTGAAGCAGGAAACTTAGGAAGCAAAAGTGGACAAGGCTTCTATAATTGGTCACCAGAGGCTCTAAAAGAGAAACAAAGGGAACGTACAGAAGTACTTCTATATTTTTTAAAAAAAGATGCACAAAAAAATAAATAA
- a CDS encoding UPF0236 family protein, which produces MLKKGAIAPRPKDGIWLNTQGKDRPKRSKSKKKELKLGITYEGWKKRNGSKDAYVVENKIACVSFSTYKKFKELSDAAIAEIYNTDEIETRILNGDGASWIKQGIEDEGVYFQDVKSSVKSTQSYRKYKRMKAIQR; this is translated from the coding sequence ATTTTAAAAAAAGGTGCTATCGCACCTAGACCGAAGGATGGAATATGGCTAAATACACAGGGAAAAGACAGACCTAAGAGAAGTAAGTCTAAAAAGAAAGAACTTAAGCTTGGAATAACTTATGAGGGATGGAAGAAGAGAAATGGCAGCAAAGATGCTTATGTAGTTGAGAATAAAATAGCATGTGTTAGTTTTAGTACCTATAAAAAATTCAAAGAACTTAGTGATGCTGCCATTGCAGAGATATATAATACAGATGAAATAGAAACAAGAATTTTAAATGGAGATGGGGCATCATGGATAAAACAAGGTATAGAAGATGAAGGCGTATATTTTCAAGATGTAAAAAGTTCGGTGAAGTCGACTCAGAGTTACCGTAAGTATAAACGCATGAAAGCTATTCAGAGGTGA